A section of the Fusarium falciforme chromosome 8, complete sequence genome encodes:
- a CDS encoding NMO domain-containing protein: MVDKLVARNLDDPLRAPIPKIVAARGLVDGRGIAAALMLGAEGVAMGTRFLASFESEITKEYQKAVVDTQDGGRSTIRSPIFDKARGTIFWPPKYAARGVINRTYSDFAQGKVAEADSFSQYQQDLENAQVKYGVNGRMNTLASTAVGLVKEVLPAAEIVRRVRKQAEGLLDCNRTSRL, encoded by the coding sequence ATGGTGGACAAACTTGTGGCAAGGAATCTCGACGATCCACTCCGCGCTCCTATTCCCAAAATTGTCGCAGCTAGAGGTTTAGTGGACGGGCGTGGCATCGCAGCTGCGCTTATGCTTGGCGCTGAAGGTGTTGCCATGGGCACGCGCTTTCTAGCGTCATTCGAGTCAGAGATCACCAAAGAATACCAAAAGGCAGTTGTCGACACCCAAGATGGCGGTAGATCCACGATCCGCTCCCCAATCTTCGATAAAGCACGCGGCACCATTTTCTGGCCCCCCAAATACGCGGCACGCGGCGTCATTAACAGGACGTATTCCGATTTCGCACAAGGAAAGGTGGCTGAAGCCGATAGCTTCTCGCAATATCAGCAAGACTTGGAGAACGCACAGGTCAAGTATGGTGTCAATGGTCGAATGAATACCCTTGCAAGCACCGCCGTCGGTCTTGTGAAGGAAGTACTTCCCGCTGCTGAGATTGTCCGGCGTGTAAGGAAGCAGGCCGAGGGGTTACTTGATTGCAATCGGACATCCAGGCTGTAA
- a CDS encoding Superoxide dismutase, translated as MVKAIATVRGDSTVFGTITFEQLDESSPTKISWNLRGNDSNSQRAFHIHEFGDNTNGCTSAGPHFNPFGRTHGAPSHHERHVGDLGNFQADSSGTSVGTMTDHLVKLIGPESVLGRAIVIHAGTDDLGQGPNEESKVTGNAGGRPACGVIGISSSGSANPRPRRPVETALAITTSHL; from the exons ATGGTCAAGGCAA TTGCTACTGTCCGAGGTGATTCCACCGTCTTCGGCACCATCACCTTCGAGCAGCTCGACGAAAGTTCTCCGACGAAAATCTCCTGGAACCTCCGCGGCAACGATTCCAATAGCCAAAGAGCATTTCATATCCACGAGTTTGGTGACAACACCAACGGATGCACCTCTGCTGGACCGCATT TCAATCCTTTCGGGCGTACTCATGGCGCTCCATCTCATCATGAGCGACATGTTGGCGACTTGGGCAATTTCCAGGCCGATTCGAGCGGCACCTCAGTCGGTACAATGACAGACCATTTGGTGAAGCTCATCGGCCCAGAGAGCGTTCTCGGT AGAGCCATCGTCATCCATGCTGGGACCGACGACCTGGGACAGGGGCCCAATGAGGAATCTAAAGTTACGGGGAATGCTGGCGGAAGGCCCGCTTGTG GCGTTATTGGTATATCTTCTAGCGGTTCTGCCAACCCGAGGCCTCGCCGTCCTGTGGAAACAGCCCTGGCAATTACGACGAGCCACTTGTAG